DNA sequence from the Sphingomonas bisphenolicum genome:
GGCCGCCCACGACCAGCACGATGCCGATCAGCAGCCCGGTCCAGAGCGGTCCGGTGGTGGGGAAGCTGCCGGCCGTTTCCGGCGTGTGGCTCTTGGCTGCCAGTCCGCCTGCAATCGCCAGCATCGGAATGATGATGAAGAAGCGGCCGATCCACATCGCGACGCCCAACAAGCCGTTATAGAAGGGCGTATTGGCGCTCAGCCCGGCAAAGGCCGACCCATTATTCCCCACCGCGCTGGTGAAGGCATAGAGGATTTCGGAAAATCCATGCGGCCCCTTGTTCAGCGGTCCGGCTAGCCCTGCCTGCGTGACGCTGGCGATGGCGGTCATGCCCAGAATGACCAGCGGCAGCACGGCGATGGCCAGCACGGCGAGCTTGACCTCGCGCGCCTCGATCTTCTTGCCGACATATTCGGGCGTCCGCCCGACCATCAGCCCCGCGACGAACACGGCGAGGATGGCGAATAGCAGGAAGCCGTAGATGCCCGCGCCGACGCCGCCCACCACCACTTCGCCCAACTGGATGTTGAACAGCGGGACCATCCCGCCCAACGCGGTGAAGCTGTCATGCATGGCGTTGACCGCACCACAGCTTGCCGCCGTGGTGACGACCGAGAAGAGCGCCGATGCCGCGGTGCCGAAGCGGACTTCCTTACCTTCCATATTGCCGCCCGCGACGCCCAGGCCATGCAGGATCGGGTTGCCGGCGGCCTCCTGCCAATAGGCGATGGTGACGCCGACCAGGAAGATGGTCATCATCGCCGCCAATATCGCCCAGCCCTGACGCGTGTTGCCGACCGCCTTGCCGAAGGTGAAGGTCAGGCCAGCGCCGATGACCAGGATCGACAGCATCTGGACGAAATTGGTCAGCGCATTGGGGTTTTCGAATGGATGTGCGCTGTTGGCGTTGAAGAAGCCGCCGCCATTGGTGCCCAGCATCTTGATCGCTTCCTGACTGGCGACCGGGCCGAGTGCCAGCCCCTGCTTTGCCCCCTCCAGCGTCGTCACGTCGACCGATCCTGCGAGCGTCTGCGGCACACCGCTCGCGATCAGGAACAAGGCGTAGAGAATGCACAGCGGCAGCAGCAGATAGAGCGTCACCCGCGTCATATCGGCCCAGAAATTGCCGATCGTCGCCGCGTTCCGCCGCGCAAAACCGCGAAACAGCGCAAAGGCAAGCGCAATACCGGTCGCCGCCGACATGAAATTATGGATGGTCAGGCCCAGCATCTGCGACAGGTTCGACAACGTCGATTCCCCCGCATAGCTCTGCCAATTGGTGTTGGTGGCGAAACTGATGGCGGTGTTGAACGCCAGATGCTCGCTGGTGCCGGCAAAGCCCCTAGGGTTGAGCGGCAACAGCCCCTGCAAGCGCAGCACCGCATAAGTGAAGAGCGCCAGCACAAGATTGAAGAGCAGCATATGCACGGCATAGCGCCGCCAGCCCTGCTCCTGCGCCGGGTCGATCCCCGACAGGCGATAAAAGCCTCGCTCGACCGGGCCAAGCACGGCGTGCAGCGGCGTGCGACGCCCCTCGTACAGCGCAAACAGCCACAGGCCGACCGGTTTCGCAAGCGCCAGCAACAAGCCGATGAAGGCCGCGATGAGCAACCATCCCTGAAGGGTCATGTCGTCCCTCCCCTAAAAACGTTCGGGCCGTGCGAGCACGGCGGCGAGGTAGGCGAGAAGGCCGAGCGCGGCGATGGCTGCGAGCCAGAGGTCGAGCGTCATGACGGCCGCCCCCTCACGCATGGTCGCAAAGCGCGACATAGCCAAGGCTAGCCGCCGCCAGGATCAGGATGAGGCCGATCCAGAGGATGTCCTGCATGAAAATTCTCCCGCACGCCGTCGCCGCGAAGGCGGCAGGATCGGCTGCAGGAGGTCAATTAGGCGGTCAGCGCGGTGGAATGCGAGAGGAGGAGCGCGCCGCCGGCATAGTATTTTCGTATGATTTATGCGTCAGGAGTAAATCAGGCGCGAAAGCCCGTGGTCAGGCGTAGCTGCCCGGGCCGATGCGGTGCAGCGTGATCGGGGGATGATCGACCGCATGGACGCGCGCTTCGGCGATGACGGCGAGCGGGTCGATCGCATGGCTGAGCAGCAGGCCGCAGCGATCCGGACCTTCCCAGATCACCGTCCCGCACACTTCCAGCCCATCGGCAATCAGCGTCACGCGCTCGCCGATGGTCGGGAGCCAGGCGCCGACAATCAGCGCGCCATAGATGGAGATATTGCGGATCGTGACGGGCTGACTGATCCCATCCCAGTGCAGCATCGCGCCGACCTCGGCGGCCAGGCGGCTTTCGCGTCGGCGTTCGGCGCGGGCGCGATAGGAAATGCTGTCCATGGCCTTCTCTCCCGGTATGCCCCCGGGATCAGCCTACATTCGACCGATAAAGTTGCGAAAACACTAAGCCGGCTGGTTAACGACCGGTTGGCCGCAAAGGAGGACGGGATCGCCCGTCCCCCCTCAATTCAGGCCAGCGCGCCGTGGCAATGCTTGTATTTCTCGCCCGACCCGCAGGGGCAAGGGGCATTGCGGCTGATGTCGAGATTGGCGAACTCGCCGGGCTGGCCGTTACCGACCGGCGCGCGCGGGATGGTGGTGGTGATGCCGCCAAAGCTGCCGCCATCTATGTCCGCGCTGTTGTCCTCGCCCGAAAACGGGTCGATATGGGTGGTGATGAAGTCGGGCAGCACCGGCAGGTCGAACTGCGGCATC
Encoded proteins:
- the kdpA gene encoding potassium-transporting ATPase subunit KdpA, producing MTLQGWLLIAAFIGLLLALAKPVGLWLFALYEGRRTPLHAVLGPVERGFYRLSGIDPAQEQGWRRYAVHMLLFNLVLALFTYAVLRLQGLLPLNPRGFAGTSEHLAFNTAISFATNTNWQSYAGESTLSNLSQMLGLTIHNFMSAATGIALAFALFRGFARRNAATIGNFWADMTRVTLYLLLPLCILYALFLIASGVPQTLAGSVDVTTLEGAKQGLALGPVASQEAIKMLGTNGGGFFNANSAHPFENPNALTNFVQMLSILVIGAGLTFTFGKAVGNTRQGWAILAAMMTIFLVGVTIAYWQEAAGNPILHGLGVAGGNMEGKEVRFGTAASALFSVVTTAASCGAVNAMHDSFTALGGMVPLFNIQLGEVVVGGVGAGIYGFLLFAILAVFVAGLMVGRTPEYVGKKIEAREVKLAVLAIAVLPLVILGMTAIASVTQAGLAGPLNKGPHGFSEILYAFTSAVGNNGSAFAGLSANTPFYNGLLGVAMWIGRFFIIIPMLAIAGGLAAKSHTPETAGSFPTTGPLWTGLLIGIVLVVGGLTFLPSLALGPIADHLAMIHGQTF
- a CDS encoding potassium-transporting ATPase subunit F, with the protein product MTLDLWLAAIAALGLLAYLAAVLARPERF
- a CDS encoding PilZ domain-containing protein; this encodes MDSISYRARAERRRESRLAAEVGAMLHWDGISQPVTIRNISIYGALIVGAWLPTIGERVTLIADGLEVCGTVIWEGPDRCGLLLSHAIDPLAVIAEARVHAVDHPPITLHRIGPGSYA